A genomic region of Chryseobacterium sp. KACC 21268 contains the following coding sequences:
- a CDS encoding Dabb family protein: MERRKFLFRSVQASALLLLSGTMFASVLTNINPIKPKKVYAHNLFFWLRKDLSTAEVKDFENFFEGLKKLPYQKNLQYGKPAGSSPRTVLDSTYSYNCAMQFETLEELEAYGKLPEHLALVQKYKPFFEKMLVYDTVYN; this comes from the coding sequence ATGGAAAGAAGAAAATTCTTGTTCCGGTCTGTACAGGCTTCTGCCCTGCTACTTTTATCAGGAACGATGTTCGCATCAGTTTTAACAAATATCAATCCTATAAAACCAAAAAAAGTGTACGCTCACAATTTGTTCTTCTGGCTTAGAAAAGACCTTTCTACTGCAGAAGTAAAAGACTTCGAAAACTTCTTCGAAGGTCTGAAAAAACTTCCTTATCAAAAAAATCTTCAATACGGAAAACCGGCAGGCTCCAGCCCAAGAACAGTTTTGGACAGCACCTACAGTTACAATTGTGCAATGCAATTTGAGACTTTGGAAGAACTGGAAGCTTATGGTAAACTACCAGAGCATCTGGCCTTAGTTCAAAAATACAAACCATTTTTTGAAAAAATGTTGGTCTATGATACTGTTTACAATTAA
- a CDS encoding TonB-dependent receptor produces the protein MNKLKYIAVLAFLGTFGISEIGAQIKEEQLILNRKREPEVKKIEKKKTSVIQEKNYPPENKKKEDSLNLKYDIVNVPPVSDFKTTEIQSEDISPKFNNDFQSNYFRLGYGNYGKFLADANISGKVQENVEVGADVHYLSTTGLKKDYDWDSKSSQAKIGAYANIYAEKGKYNLDTNYGFNNYNYYGIYAFSPTNSDLDLQQKVNKFSVNASYDHYSNEILNNVKVRSYFLSDHFNAKESYADVELNLSKHDFEISNDITANADLGIDLETVNSKFELLNQNNSNQLNFTLSPKVTFYKGESYLLIGSDFSFLNSKLSDFTGENKGSKFYWFPRAEVLVAAADEFKFYGGIDGGLKLNTYGNLLEENPFLISDLLLTPTENKYHFYFGLKGDINQMFKYDVNAGFSKVNNAQFFVSNPLLYLPNPNPLGVDLNLGRDGYDFANTFRSVYNNGTLMEIKGDLQAFPMENLTVDAGLHFMKYKLDNLEEVYYKPLVQFNLGAKYTMLEKKLALGFKGYFVTDRTANSYSIVTTSPAFSQQENINEKVGGYADLNLSAEYKLHKNFSIFALGNNLLGAKYQNYLGYKVLGAQVVGGVKITF, from the coding sequence ATGAACAAACTGAAATATATCGCCGTTCTGGCATTTTTAGGAACTTTCGGAATTTCGGAAATCGGAGCTCAGATCAAAGAAGAGCAACTGATCCTAAACAGAAAACGTGAACCTGAAGTTAAGAAGATCGAGAAGAAGAAAACGTCTGTGATCCAGGAAAAAAATTATCCGCCGGAAAACAAAAAGAAGGAAGATTCTCTCAATCTGAAATACGATATCGTGAATGTTCCGCCGGTTTCTGACTTCAAAACGACCGAGATCCAGAGCGAAGATATTTCTCCAAAATTCAACAATGATTTTCAGTCCAACTATTTCAGATTGGGTTACGGAAATTATGGAAAATTCCTGGCAGATGCGAATATTTCTGGAAAAGTGCAGGAGAATGTAGAAGTAGGAGCGGACGTTCATTATTTGTCAACGACTGGACTGAAGAAAGATTACGATTGGGATTCCAAAAGCAGTCAAGCAAAGATTGGTGCTTATGCGAACATCTACGCGGAAAAAGGTAAGTACAATCTGGACACGAATTATGGTTTTAATAATTACAATTATTACGGAATTTACGCGTTTTCGCCAACAAATTCTGATCTGGATTTGCAGCAAAAAGTCAATAAATTCAGTGTGAATGCTTCGTACGACCATTATTCCAACGAGATTTTGAATAATGTAAAAGTGAGATCGTATTTCCTTAGTGATCACTTTAATGCGAAAGAAAGTTATGCTGATGTTGAACTGAATTTGTCAAAACACGATTTTGAAATTAGCAATGACATCACAGCAAACGCAGATTTGGGAATCGATTTAGAAACCGTTAATTCAAAATTCGAATTGCTGAATCAAAATAATTCCAATCAACTGAATTTCACTTTGTCTCCAAAAGTCACTTTCTACAAAGGCGAATCTTATTTGTTAATCGGGTCGGATTTTAGTTTTCTTAATTCAAAATTATCCGATTTTACGGGAGAAAATAAAGGGAGCAAATTTTACTGGTTTCCAAGAGCGGAAGTTTTGGTTGCGGCCGCAGATGAATTCAAATTCTATGGAGGAATCGATGGCGGTTTGAAGCTGAACACTTACGGAAATCTGTTGGAAGAAAATCCATTTTTGATCTCCGATTTGCTTTTGACGCCAACTGAAAATAAATACCATTTCTATTTTGGTCTGAAAGGTGACATCAACCAGATGTTCAAGTACGATGTGAACGCAGGATTCAGCAAAGTGAATAATGCGCAGTTTTTTGTCAGCAACCCATTATTGTATTTGCCCAATCCGAATCCACTGGGTGTAGATCTGAATCTCGGTAGAGATGGATACGATTTTGCCAATACATTCCGTTCGGTTTATAATAACGGGACATTGATGGAAATCAAAGGTGATTTGCAGGCATTTCCAATGGAAAATCTGACTGTTGATGCAGGTTTGCATTTTATGAAATATAAATTGGACAACTTGGAAGAAGTTTATTACAAGCCTTTGGTACAATTCAATCTCGGTGCAAAATACACAATGCTAGAAAAGAAATTAGCTTTAGGTTTCAAAGGTTATTTTGTAACGGACAGGACTGCAAACTCGTATTCTATTGTGACGACTTCTCCTGCATTTTCACAGCAAGAGAATATAAATGAGAAAGTTGGCGGCTATGCAGATTTAAATTTGTCGGCAGAGTACAAACTTCACAAAAATTTCAGTATTTTCGCACTCGGAAATAATCTTCTAGGCGCCAAATATCAGAATTACTTGGGCTACAAAGTTTTGGGAGCACAGGTTGTAGGAGGTGTCAAGATTACGTTCTAA
- a CDS encoding response regulator transcription factor, which translates to MKVLIIEDNARVSALLKRGLESQGYQIYISEDAEDALVMVDKIVFELVITDIMLPKMNGIELSKSIKKKNPELPIIMLTALGTIDEKIEGFDAGADDYMVKPFEIRELYVRIKAILLRKSNSSQKSELSDHIEYQNLKVDKNTNRVFRNEKEINLTPKEFKLLVFLMSNAERILTRDEIAENVWGNHFDTGTNYIDVYIAYLRKKIDKDFDEKLIHTKPGVGFIFTDQI; encoded by the coding sequence ATGAAAGTTTTAATTATTGAAGATAACGCCCGTGTTTCCGCACTTTTGAAAAGAGGTTTGGAAAGTCAGGGTTATCAGATCTATATTTCGGAGGACGCGGAAGATGCTTTGGTGATGGTCGATAAAATAGTGTTCGAGCTTGTGATCACAGACATTATGCTTCCCAAAATGAACGGAATCGAATTGAGTAAATCAATCAAGAAAAAAAATCCGGAACTTCCCATCATTATGCTGACCGCACTCGGAACGATTGATGAAAAGATTGAAGGTTTTGATGCCGGCGCAGATGATTATATGGTGAAGCCATTTGAGATCAGAGAATTGTACGTCAGGATCAAAGCGATTTTGTTGAGAAAATCAAATTCATCACAGAAAAGTGAACTCTCGGATCACATCGAATATCAAAATCTAAAAGTTGACAAAAATACCAACCGCGTTTTCCGAAATGAGAAAGAGATCAATCTCACGCCAAAGGAGTTTAAGCTATTGGTTTTTCTAATGAGCAACGCCGAAAGGATCCTCACCCGCGACGAGATCGCAGAGAATGTCTGGGGAAATCACTTCGATACAGGCACCAACTATATCGATGTTTACATCGCATATCTCAGAAAGAAAATCGATAAGGATTTTGATGAAAAATTGATTCACACAAAACCTGGCGTTGGGTTTATTTTTACTGATCAGATATGA